The window GCTGCTGGCTGCACACCCGTGCCAGCGCTGCTAGCAAGGAGCAGCACTTGCTGGCATGCACCACGTGTTGCTCCAACCATCTTTGGCAGCCCCGGGGGATCCACAGGAGCGTCCCCTTGGCCCCATGGCGAGGCTGAGAATGTGACAGGGCTGATGTTCCTAAAAAATGAGGCCTTTCGAGGAAAGAGGGCTGGATGCGCGGTTACATTTCAAACCCTCAGAGTTCCAGGCCCTTTGAAACCTCCTCAGACACGTTCTTCCGTCCTCAGCTCAAACggcagcagctcagctcagtAGCTTACTAAGTTTAACTCCAGGGGGGCCTTAGCTCTGAGAGCACCTCCTCACCGACGCCAATTTAATTCATTCGAAATGAAGGGCAGGATCTGAGCCTAAGTCCCCTGCCATATGGGGTGGCCAAGCCCAGAAAGGTTATGGGGCAGGACGGATTATGGGTTATGAGGAAAGGTAGATGTAGGTGGAGCCAAGTCCCTAAAGGGTCTGAAAATCAAGGCCAGAGAGGAATTATTGAGGGAGGCCatagggaggagagggagagggtgtGACTGAGAGGAGTGGGATGGGAAATAGAGGGTGAATCCCAGGAAATCGGCCTGACTGCAAGCCACATCTTTGTGCCAGGGTGAACAAAGGGTTAACTCAaactcagctccccactcccgtAGAACCAGGGCTCAAGGAAAGGGCTGTAAGGAGGGAGGATGCCTTAGGCAAGGGCCGACTCCAAGCTCCGGGGGCCCAGATCCGGGCTGAGACCCAGTGTGGGCAGGGCTCTACGCGCTGAGTATTGCAGAGTAAAATCATTCTGTGTAATCACTTCACTAGCTTTCAAACATTAGCTTGTGGGACTCTCTCTGAAATGACGTGTGTGTGGCGAGGGTGGTCCATTCGTTTGGACATTTAGAACTAGAGTCTGTGAATCATAGTATATAagagttggaaaggacctcaggaggtcatctagtccaacccccttctcaaagcaggaccaacccctattaaatcatcccagccagggctttgacaagcctgaccttaaaaaccgcaaaggaaggagattccaccacctccctaggtaacccattccagtgcttcagcacactcctagtgaaaaagtttttcctaatatccaacctaaacctcccccactgcaacttgagaccattactccttgttccgtcattGTGGGGAAAGATACACGGGGGAAGCATCCTGCAGAGGTAGAAGGGATGAAATAGAGAAGACCTAACAGGTGTTTTCCAGTCTCCTTTCTAAAATGGTTGTTTGCAATGCAACGTTTAGACAACTCAATAGCCACAAACATGAGCATGATATTTCAATAattggttttaaacaaacaaaaccaaaaggcaaGATATTCCTAGCTAAACCTTCCCTTGTGTCTTTAATCATGACCAATACGGCCATGCGTGCAGGAAAAACGAAACAAGGGAAGAAGGAATATTTCCATCCCTGCTTCCAATGTTTCATGAAAAACTGAGCATGGTTTTTGAGAGGGGAGGAACTTGCATTTCACCCATAAAAGCACTGCCACTTTGCAGTAAAAACCATGGTGTTTCTGCAAACACCTAGTGAATTCCCACCTGTGAAATAATCCTAACTTTTGTCCTTGGAGAAACTTTACAAAGTGATGGAGGACTGGAAAATGAACTCTCTTCactctcttaggccttgtctttaCTAGGAAACAAGGCatgttcttaactcaagttagctaacagtgtaaaatcctagtgaagatcAAGCAGTCTGGAGTTTTCACAAGAGTTAGTGGACTAAGGTAAACCATAGGATCCCCCAAGGTCTTTAACTCATCCTGCTAAAATGTGTGAAAACTGCCAATTGCCCTGGTCTTCACCAGGGTTTTACCTCATGTTACCTAACTTGTATTAAGAATACACCTTTTTTCCTAATGATGACGCACCTCTGCAGGGGAATCAGAGGCAACAGGGCAGCATGCAGTTctgctctctgtctgtgtttgGTTGGATATAAGGAGGACTTAATTTTTCAAAGCCATCAGTCTGGTGCCTTTCAGCATTGTGCTTCCATGCCTAAATTCACTGTAAAACTAGATCTTAAAGAAAAAGCTGTTAGGCCTGGACTAACCAAGGCGCACTCAGTGCACTTGCAGAGGGACCCATCTCAGAGGAGTCCCCACCCAAAACCCCCCAAATCGAGTAGCACGATAACGCTGTGTGCCAGATCACAATGGCACTCACTCAGActgggcccagctgcccctccatcatgacggAGGAGCAGCCAGACCAAGCCTGTCAGCTTAAGGGTGGGCGATGGGAGCAAGCAGACCTGGGTGGCTGGGAAAAGGAGGAGCCACTGTCACCTGGAGTGGAGTGCTGAGTTGTGGGGATGTGCCGGTGAGTGGCCAGGAAGGTCCTGGGGGCAGTGGGTGAGGGCTATGGGGCGAAtgctggcagggcagtggggttgggggaTGTTGGTGGTGAGTGGGGGGTGCTAGGGGCTGTGGCTGGTGGGGCTGCAGTGTTGGGGCCTGCAGTCAGCGGGATGTATGTCAGGGCTGCTGGGATGTATGTGGGGGAGCTCTCGGGATCAGTGGGGGCTGGTGGAGAATTCTTGGGGTAGATGTGAGGTGAGGGGGCATTTAGGGGTCTGTGTGAGGCTGGGTACATAAGGGGGCGGTAACAATTTAAGGAATCTGGAGAGCCCCTCAGTTTCCATAGTGGTCAGGGCCCCAAAATTCTTTAATTTGGGCCTGATGTTTCCCATTGAAAGCATTGGAACAATGTTAAGAGGTTTTACGGCTGAGCTGATCCCTCTTGTGGCCATCTGCAGCAATGTCAGGGACTTTCAGCCCATCCTGCAAAGCTTCCGTCTGCTGAGCTTCTGTGCATCTTTGCCTGTCGACCAAGCAGGGCTTGGTATTGGGCAGGAAAATCAAAAGGAATTTTGTTTAGAACATTATTTATGCCTTTGTGACACTTACTGGGGTCTCCTTCGCTTCAAATCTTATCTGAAAGCTCATCTTCTCTTGCTTTTGTCTATGCTTTCCAAAGCTTCTTAATGTTAAGACTAGATGAAATCCGGTATGAAGTGAATGGccactttgccattgacttcagtggggctaggctTTCCCCCAATCTCTGCTGTAAGTTTCTTCTATGCGAGTGTATATCACAGCACTGTATTAATACAGGGTGTAAAGCTTTTTTCATCATCTGAGAGCTTTTCAAGCCATTATATTCAGGATCTCTAAACCTCCTGGAGCTAAAGGTGTAACAGTAGGAGGCTGTCATCTCATGTGGACCCACCACTAGAGAAGGCAGAGACTCTGTCATTGGTTTGCACTTGCCCTAGTATATAGGCTAAGAAACATTTCTGATTTGGTCCATATGACCGAACAGCATTCCCTTGGTCTATACGCTAGTGTGGTGATTGTATAAAGTGACCCCAGGATGCTGGTGAGAACAGTAACAGTGTAAAATGTAGCGATCAGAGAACCTCAAATGGCTTCAACATTTAGTTCCTCCAGGAGCCAAAAGCTTGTCTGCTCTGCCAAGCAATGAAACTCTCGTGGGTGAAACCGGGGCTGGAAATGTCATGAAAGACGATATTTGGTGACACTCTGGCACTTCTGAGTTCAGCTAGACCTGGATGAAATTGTTTTTGATTTGAGAAATGTCACGAGAAATATTGGCACATTTCTCaaacttcctcctccccttcctcagaTATTTTGCTCTCTCTGTAATTTAGATCAAATCAATATTTTTACATCTAAAATATGAATTTCCACGGGGTTGTGGAAagacttttcttttgaaaaaagggCTCATTTTTGTTCCCCAAAACAGCCAAATTTTGCTTAAAAACCCCACGCACTTACTGTAGTTATTTGTTTTCTCAGAAATGGGCCCATTTTGAGTTCATAGTGAGCTATAAGGGCAAAAACCCTGCCTGAGGTTTTAATCATTTTACCTTTCAGCCCCTACTGGCTAGAGCCTGGAAGTGTAGAGCGAGTATTAAAGCTGGTTAATTGCCAATATAtctttgaaaaaaacaattttggaaAACGTTGGCTGGCTCTAGTGAATATTTTTCACTTCCAAATTAAACACAATCAGCCAAATTGCTACAGGTCTCAGTAAAAAATCTGATTCCAGGTCTGTAGTGAGTTTTGGGTGAAGGCTTGGATCAGGTTTTATTTGATCAGAACTTTGTTTACCCATCCATAAAAAGGACCTTCTCCAGCAAATCACGTAAAGCgagtgcctaactttaagcacgtcgctcagtgctttgctggattggggctgaAAGGTGAGGGAAGATGGTCACCAGCAGCAAAtagcaggggagggaaaagagagagatctCAGCGAGTGCTTTCTGTTACAATGAGCAGCAGACACCCTTCAAGTCTTGCCCTGCAGCCACACGCATCTCCTTTGCCTTCTTAATTCTCATCTCCTTGGCTCTTTCTGACATAAAGCCCCATCTCCTCTAGGTGAACAGTCAAGGTATCAGGCCTGAATATTAACAGGTGCATTGTTGGATAGGCATATTTTGCTCAGGACCCAatctcagtgaaaccaatagACCAGGATCCTGAAGGCCTTACTCAAGATGCCCTTCCTATCATgtactgtccatgacttttatgcATACTACAGTGTTGGTCAAGATTTGCTGTGTAAGATGCCCTCTCACCAGCCATCTGTTCTTGGAAATGTTTAAACCCTCCGCCTTCACTTTTAAACCCCAGACAGTATATATTCCTTGAACAGTTTTACTGCCTAAATAGCCTTTTAAACTGAAGGGCCATGAACATGAATTGGAAAGGGTGCGCTGGAGGAATAAGTTTACCCAGATGTCTCTTGTAGGTTGATTCGGGCTACAAGGATAAATCAGCTGCAGAGTGCATTACTTACCATAGCTGAAGAGCTATAAATCTTGCAGCAACATTGAGAAGATGAGTAGTCTGCAGTGACTTCAATATGCTGACAAATGAATTACCACAGCCGACCACAGAACTAGCGAGCTAATGAAAATGAGTAGCTTGCATTTGGAAAGTGTATCTGTGAACGTTCTTTATAGCGCACATTACTGTACCATCCGATCTCTCAGCTTACCTCTGCTTGCCTTTCAGATCTACCGAACTGGCAGAAAGCCTGTCGAGGGGAGACCCAAACCCTGGGAAACTTCTTTTCTTCTTGGTCTCAATCACGTCATTTTCAAGAGATACTAGCTCATCAAGAAGCAGCAGCTTAGCTGCCAGGTCAGTGGCTGACTTCTCTTCGCTGGATGTGGAATGTGCTTCCATGCCTAATACTATGGAAGAGTCAAAGGGCTGCAAAGGAAGAGGGGATGGGTTTGCTTGATGTTTCTGTTTCAGGAAAAGAATTTCAATCAGTACAGTGAGCACAGTGGTTGATACAGCCTGTAAATACATTAGAACTGACAAATACTAAACCTGGAGCAAATCATTTGAATGAGAAgattttttagtgaaaactggtcatttttccaagatgaatttttttaatgtcaggTTGTTGAAATTcttcatttttcacaaaaaattgcatgactttttaattgaaaattttctCTAAAATGTTATTCAAAATGGttatcaacattttttatttactgaAACCTGGGTTTTTGGTAAACAAAAAGTTTCCATAATcatttcaataacattttcaataatgtattcaatatttttttgaatttcagttaAATAATTCTATGAATTTGGCCGGGGACGGGggggaaattaaatatttattttcaaactctttgaaatgaaaacagcttaaaaatgtgacattttcaggatactgatttttgttttatgaCCAGCTGTAATAAATACCTATGCAGTATTTTCCATCCCAAATCACTTTACAAGTTTGGCTAACTGTTATGCAAACAATACATCAAAATCatttcacccagcactgaaatgctaCCAATTCCGAGATAGGACAAGGCATGGCAGCCTTATGcaagtttaggacaggaaataaaGAACAGCATATGCTCTTGAAACTTACAGGGAAGTTGGATAGGCAGGATGTTTTCTGAACTTCATTTAGgacacttgatgattgccc of the Dermochelys coriacea isolate rDerCor1 chromosome 9, rDerCor1.pri.v4, whole genome shotgun sequence genome contains:
- the OSTN gene encoding osteocrin, which encodes MLQVQFGVLHFVLALILLQWLTGTAVLAEAAPQPFDSSIVLGMEAHSTSSEEKSATDLAAKLLLLDELVSLENDVIETKKKRSFPGFGSPLDRLSASSVDLKGKQRKVVELPKRRFGIPLDRIGKNRLASTRG